In a single window of the Mauremys reevesii isolate NIE-2019 linkage group 3, ASM1616193v1, whole genome shotgun sequence genome:
- the SERINC1 gene encoding serine incorporator 1 isoform X2, whose translation MGGVLGLCSVASWIPCLCGSAPCLLCGCCPSGNNSTITRLIYAFILLLGVSVACVMLMPGMEEQLKKIPGFCDGGIGTTIPGVHGHVNCDVLVGYKAVYRVCFGMAMFFLLFSLLMIKVKSSSDPRAAVHNGFWFFKFAIAVAINVGAFFIPEGPFTTVWFYVGMAGAFCFILIQLVLLIDFAHSWNESWVEKMEEGNSRCWYAALLSATALNYLLSLVAVVLFYVYYTHPEDCSENKAFISVNMLLCIGASVMSILPKIQESQPRSGLLQSSVITIYTMYLTWSAMTNEPERKCNPSLLRIIGYNTTTIPSQGQVVQWWDAQGIVGLILFLLCVLYSSIRTSSNNQVNKLTLTNDESTLIEDGVPRSDGSLDDGDDSHRAVDNERDGVTYSYSFFHFMLFLASLYIMMTLTNWYSPDSSYETMISKWPSVWVKISSSWIGIVLYVWTLVAPLVLTNRDFD comes from the exons ATGGGGGGCGTCCTGGGCCTGTGCTCCGTGGCGAGCTGG ATACCGTGTTTATGTGGCAGTGCCCCATGTCTACTGTGCGGATGCTGCCCCAGTGGAAACAACTCCACCATAACTAGGCTGATTTATGCTTTCATCTTGCTCCTTGGAGTGAGTGTTGCCTGTGTCATGCTAATGCCAGGAATGGAGGAACAGCTGAAGAAG ATTCCTGGATTTTGTGATGGAGGGATTGGAACAACTATTCCTGGTGTGCATGGTCATGTGAATTGTGATGTCTTAGTCGGATACAAAGCAGTGTACCGTGTGTGCTTTGGTATGGCCATGTTCTTCCTTCTGTTCTCCTTGTTGATGATCAAAGTAAAGAGCAGCAGTGATCCAAGAGCAGCAGTGCACAATGG ATTCTGGTTCTTCAAATTTGCTATAGCAGTAGCAATTAATGTTGGAGCTTTTTTCATCCCAGAGGGACCCTTTACTACTG TGTGGTTTTATGTCGGCATGGCTGGGGCCTTCTGCTTCATTCTTATTCAGCTGGTCCTGCTTATTGACTTTGCTCACTCTTGGAATGAATCTTGGGTTGAAAAAATGGAGGAAGGAAATTCAAGATGTTGGTATGCAG CTCTGCTGTCAGCTACGGCTCTAAATTACCTGCTGTCTCTGGTTGCTGTTGTCTTGTTTTATGTTTATTATACTCATCCAGAAGACTGCTCCGAAAATAAGGCATTCATCAGTGTTAATATGTTGCTGTGTATTGGCGCCTCTGTAATGTCAATTCTGCCTAAGATCCAG GAATCTCAGCCACGATCTGGTTTGTTGCAGTCCTCAGTGATCACAATTTATACAATGTATCTAACCTGGTCAGCTATGACCAATGAACCAG AAAGGAAGTGCAATCCAAGCTTGCTGCGCATAATTGGTTACAACACCACCACCATTCCAAGCCAAGGTCAGGTCGTCCAGTGGTGGGATGCACAAGGAATTGTAGGACTTATTCTGTTTTTGCTGTGTGTTCTGTATTCAAG CATCCGGACATCCAGTAACAACCAGGTTAACAAACTGACGCTAACTAATGATGAATCAACACTGATAGAAGATGGGGTACCCAGAAGTGATGGCTCTTTGGATGATGGAGATGATAGCCACCGTGCTGTAGATAATGAAAGGGATGGAGTTACTTACAGTTATTCCTTCTTTCACTTCATGCTTTTCCTGGCTTCACTGTATATCATGATGACCCTCACCAACTGGTACAG tcCTGACTCTTCCTATGAGACGATGATTAGTAAATGGCCATCTGTCTGGGTGAAGATATCTTCCAGCTGGATTGGCATTGTGCTGTATGTGTGGACTCTTGTGGCTCCGCTGGTTCTTACAAACCGTGACTTTGACTGA
- the SERINC1 gene encoding serine incorporator 1 isoform X1, protein MCWFSFRSAKIVKMSLIPVLSFTVFFTLRIPCLCGSAPCLLCGCCPSGNNSTITRLIYAFILLLGVSVACVMLMPGMEEQLKKIPGFCDGGIGTTIPGVHGHVNCDVLVGYKAVYRVCFGMAMFFLLFSLLMIKVKSSSDPRAAVHNGFWFFKFAIAVAINVGAFFIPEGPFTTVWFYVGMAGAFCFILIQLVLLIDFAHSWNESWVEKMEEGNSRCWYAALLSATALNYLLSLVAVVLFYVYYTHPEDCSENKAFISVNMLLCIGASVMSILPKIQESQPRSGLLQSSVITIYTMYLTWSAMTNEPERKCNPSLLRIIGYNTTTIPSQGQVVQWWDAQGIVGLILFLLCVLYSSIRTSSNNQVNKLTLTNDESTLIEDGVPRSDGSLDDGDDSHRAVDNERDGVTYSYSFFHFMLFLASLYIMMTLTNWYSPDSSYETMISKWPSVWVKISSSWIGIVLYVWTLVAPLVLTNRDFD, encoded by the exons ATGTGCTGGTTTTCCTTCAGATCCGCAAAAATAGTGAAAATGTCACTGATACCAGTATTGAGTTTCACCGTGTTCTTCACCCTTAGG ATACCGTGTTTATGTGGCAGTGCCCCATGTCTACTGTGCGGATGCTGCCCCAGTGGAAACAACTCCACCATAACTAGGCTGATTTATGCTTTCATCTTGCTCCTTGGAGTGAGTGTTGCCTGTGTCATGCTAATGCCAGGAATGGAGGAACAGCTGAAGAAG ATTCCTGGATTTTGTGATGGAGGGATTGGAACAACTATTCCTGGTGTGCATGGTCATGTGAATTGTGATGTCTTAGTCGGATACAAAGCAGTGTACCGTGTGTGCTTTGGTATGGCCATGTTCTTCCTTCTGTTCTCCTTGTTGATGATCAAAGTAAAGAGCAGCAGTGATCCAAGAGCAGCAGTGCACAATGG ATTCTGGTTCTTCAAATTTGCTATAGCAGTAGCAATTAATGTTGGAGCTTTTTTCATCCCAGAGGGACCCTTTACTACTG TGTGGTTTTATGTCGGCATGGCTGGGGCCTTCTGCTTCATTCTTATTCAGCTGGTCCTGCTTATTGACTTTGCTCACTCTTGGAATGAATCTTGGGTTGAAAAAATGGAGGAAGGAAATTCAAGATGTTGGTATGCAG CTCTGCTGTCAGCTACGGCTCTAAATTACCTGCTGTCTCTGGTTGCTGTTGTCTTGTTTTATGTTTATTATACTCATCCAGAAGACTGCTCCGAAAATAAGGCATTCATCAGTGTTAATATGTTGCTGTGTATTGGCGCCTCTGTAATGTCAATTCTGCCTAAGATCCAG GAATCTCAGCCACGATCTGGTTTGTTGCAGTCCTCAGTGATCACAATTTATACAATGTATCTAACCTGGTCAGCTATGACCAATGAACCAG AAAGGAAGTGCAATCCAAGCTTGCTGCGCATAATTGGTTACAACACCACCACCATTCCAAGCCAAGGTCAGGTCGTCCAGTGGTGGGATGCACAAGGAATTGTAGGACTTATTCTGTTTTTGCTGTGTGTTCTGTATTCAAG CATCCGGACATCCAGTAACAACCAGGTTAACAAACTGACGCTAACTAATGATGAATCAACACTGATAGAAGATGGGGTACCCAGAAGTGATGGCTCTTTGGATGATGGAGATGATAGCCACCGTGCTGTAGATAATGAAAGGGATGGAGTTACTTACAGTTATTCCTTCTTTCACTTCATGCTTTTCCTGGCTTCACTGTATATCATGATGACCCTCACCAACTGGTACAG tcCTGACTCTTCCTATGAGACGATGATTAGTAAATGGCCATCTGTCTGGGTGAAGATATCTTCCAGCTGGATTGGCATTGTGCTGTATGTGTGGACTCTTGTGGCTCCGCTGGTTCTTACAAACCGTGACTTTGACTGA